The proteins below come from a single Chryseobacterium sp. MA9 genomic window:
- a CDS encoding TrlF family AAA-like ATPase — protein sequence MIKRGSEWRKWNFHVHTKGTNKNDQFTSVTLDDFFYTFFKKAYDNNVQAIGITDYFSIDRYKDALEYVSQIQTKTDSTTGAQLFTDEEINFIKNIFIFPNVELRMLPATDRARLINIHCIFNPDYVAHLENDFFGHLTNQEGKKMNKHGLTDYGQELDANLETDALRYKKGVDNFVIDLTSLKKLINANKKFNENCILVVSNSNQDGASGVQQHYDLFENEEGSLDGLRTSIYKISHCIFSTNPRDIKYFLGKRLEGATDYNEGMYKKEVEEVINQRGSLKPCLVGCDSHSEATLFNRFTWIKADLTFEGLRQICFEPEQRVKIQTSKPDFKEDKVIIDKVKFISPNKKFLDKEIYLNSNLNVIIGGKSSGKSILLYSIAKTLLPDQEILLTDIAEEKYDLKSIDSEFNFEITSKSGISQSMLRDSEENSIIPDIKYIPQNYLVKLAEPEINKKGRPLNKLVRELINENVDSRSKYDTFIKNVKNFDKDREDLINQYFDLNDEIHKIEANLKTKSNKEVLETNIKTNTDKVEELNKEAGLSDEELVKYKEIQEKKADNTQKKEEFKEDFKHTNESLKELGQQVDNLNTSKDTFINGIKDEGIKEYYRQKLDMISTLKQEIDFMVEEIKLVSDEEGKKSFTKDNKFKELVSIIESTSKIINEELRPFQKNEQIQQQVKVLNDSISSDKKTLTEIDQLNKEKIEKNEALAKCKEDIFKMYDSTYKEYQQIITDLKGRTTDLEKDGLKIEGISQFNFVKLYKKIFEISDGRKAHYNNYPEIFNEQKKATSDFKYAVIKAELEKVFDEICNGNYAILPKVNKKEGIKMLLDDYFFDYWKITYKNDKLGEMSTGKASFVILMLIIGLSISKSPILIDQPEDNLDNRSITRDLVFYLKNKKLERQIIVVTHNANIVVNSDAENIIVANQKGQNDVESSSEFLFDYINGAIENNSPINKEEKDLLKSMGIREHIADIVEGGKDAFLLREKRYRFEKLLS from the coding sequence ACACATTTTTTAAAAAAGCATATGACAATAACGTTCAAGCAATTGGCATAACAGATTATTTCTCTATTGACCGCTATAAGGATGCTTTGGAATATGTCTCTCAAATACAAACAAAAACTGATTCTACAACGGGAGCACAGTTGTTTACAGATGAAGAAATTAACTTTATTAAGAATATATTTATTTTTCCTAATGTAGAACTTAGAATGTTGCCTGCAACAGATAGAGCTCGTCTAATAAATATACATTGTATTTTCAATCCCGACTACGTTGCACATCTTGAAAACGACTTCTTTGGCCATCTTACGAACCAAGAAGGAAAAAAAATGAATAAACATGGTTTAACTGATTATGGCCAAGAACTAGATGCGAATTTAGAAACAGACGCTCTTAGATATAAAAAAGGAGTTGATAATTTTGTAATCGATTTAACATCCTTAAAAAAGCTTATTAATGCAAATAAAAAATTTAATGAAAACTGTATTTTAGTAGTTAGCAACTCAAATCAAGATGGAGCTTCTGGAGTTCAACAACATTATGATTTGTTCGAAAATGAAGAAGGTTCATTGGATGGCTTAAGAACTTCTATTTATAAAATTTCACATTGTATTTTTTCAACCAATCCAAGAGATATTAAATATTTTCTAGGAAAAAGATTAGAGGGAGCCACAGATTATAACGAAGGAATGTATAAAAAAGAAGTGGAAGAAGTAATAAACCAAAGAGGCTCTTTAAAACCTTGCCTTGTTGGTTGTGATTCCCATTCAGAAGCAACTCTTTTCAATAGATTTACGTGGATTAAAGCAGATCTAACATTTGAAGGATTACGTCAAATTTGCTTCGAGCCTGAGCAAAGAGTTAAAATACAAACTTCTAAACCTGATTTTAAAGAAGATAAAGTGATTATTGATAAGGTGAAATTTATTTCTCCTAATAAAAAATTTTTAGATAAAGAGATTTACCTAAATTCTAACCTAAATGTAATTATTGGTGGTAAGTCTTCAGGAAAATCAATTCTATTGTATTCAATTGCAAAGACGCTTCTTCCTGATCAGGAAATACTATTGACAGATATTGCAGAAGAGAAATATGATTTAAAATCAATAGATAGCGAATTTAATTTTGAAATTACCTCAAAATCAGGCATTTCACAATCTATGCTTAGAGATTCAGAAGAAAATTCCATTATCCCCGATATAAAATATATTCCTCAAAACTATTTAGTTAAACTAGCCGAACCAGAGATTAATAAGAAAGGACGGCCCCTTAATAAACTTGTAAGAGAATTGATTAACGAAAATGTTGATTCTAGGTCAAAATACGATACTTTTATCAAAAATGTTAAGAATTTTGATAAAGATAGAGAAGATCTAATTAATCAGTACTTTGATTTGAATGATGAAATTCACAAAATAGAAGCAAATTTAAAAACAAAGTCGAATAAAGAGGTTTTGGAAACAAATATCAAAACAAATACTGATAAAGTTGAAGAATTAAATAAAGAGGCTGGATTATCCGATGAGGAATTAGTAAAATATAAAGAAATTCAAGAAAAAAAAGCTGATAACACACAAAAAAAAGAAGAATTCAAAGAAGACTTTAAACATACTAATGAATCTTTAAAAGAACTTGGACAACAGGTTGATAACTTAAACACTTCGAAAGATACATTTATTAATGGTATTAAAGATGAGGGTATAAAAGAATATTATCGTCAAAAATTAGATATGATTTCAACCCTTAAGCAAGAGATAGATTTTATGGTTGAAGAAATTAAGTTAGTATCAGATGAGGAAGGGAAGAAATCCTTCACTAAAGATAATAAATTTAAAGAGCTTGTATCTATTATTGAAAGTACATCTAAGATTATTAACGAAGAATTAAGACCTTTTCAGAAAAATGAACAAATTCAACAGCAGGTTAAAGTACTAAACGATTCTATATCTTCTGATAAAAAAACATTGACAGAAATCGACCAACTCAATAAGGAAAAGATAGAAAAGAATGAAGCATTAGCAAAATGCAAAGAAGACATATTTAAAATGTATGATAGTACTTATAAAGAGTATCAGCAAATTATTACTGATCTAAAAGGAAGAACAACAGATCTTGAAAAAGATGGATTAAAAATAGAAGGTATTTCTCAGTTTAATTTTGTGAAATTGTATAAAAAGATTTTCGAAATTAGTGATGGGAGAAAAGCTCATTACAATAACTATCCTGAGATATTCAATGAACAAAAAAAGGCAACCTCAGATTTTAAATATGCAGTAATCAAAGCAGAGCTGGAAAAAGTTTTCGATGAGATTTGTAATGGTAATTATGCGATTCTTCCTAAAGTGAATAAAAAAGAAGGAATTAAAATGCTATTGGATGATTATTTCTTTGATTACTGGAAAATAACATATAAAAATGATAAACTTGGAGAAATGTCAACTGGTAAAGCAAGTTTTGTCATTTTAATGTTGATTATCGGACTAAGTATATCGAAATCGCCTATTTTAATAGATCAACCAGAAGACAATTTAGATAACAGATCGATCACCCGTGATTTAGTGTTTTATTTAAAGAATAAAAAACTGGAACGTCAAATTATTGTAGTAACCCACAATGCTAATATTGTAGTAAACTCAGATGCAGAAAACATCATTGTAGCCAATCAAAAAGGTCAAAATGATGTTGAATCTTCTAGTGAGTTTTTATTTGACTATATAAATGGAGCAATTGAAAATAACTCACCAATAAATAAAGAAGAAAAAGACCTTTTAAAATCAATGGGAATCAGAGAACATATTGCTGATATTGTAGAAGGAGGTAAAGATGCTTTTCTCCTTAGAGAAAAAAGATACCGTTTTGAAAAATTATTATCATAA
- a CDS encoding SDR family oxidoreductase — translation MKEYILITGASSGIGYHMAVQLAELKKDLILVARSEDKLKKLASELTATYGISVEYIVKDLSVVENAIALYREVQDRNLLVTGLVNNAGVGTYGKFTKTSLEEELKMIDLNISSLVALNKLFVKDMVTRKSGRIMNISSLMAFLPFPYYSVYSATKTFVLAFTETLASELEGTGVVVTALCPGPIDTGFYNEEMLQANMMKSNKPVKPEVVAKEGVKLLLHGKGKKIVGFMNWFLSNIPRVTPDFLMMKIKKNLAAKG, via the coding sequence ATGAAAGAATACATTTTAATAACAGGCGCATCATCCGGTATAGGTTACCATATGGCCGTTCAGTTAGCTGAATTAAAGAAAGATCTGATTTTGGTAGCCCGAAGCGAAGATAAGCTCAAGAAACTTGCATCAGAACTCACTGCTACATACGGAATTTCCGTGGAATATATCGTCAAAGATTTGTCTGTTGTTGAAAATGCCATTGCACTATACCGTGAAGTTCAGGACAGAAATCTGCTTGTAACCGGATTGGTTAATAATGCTGGCGTAGGAACTTACGGAAAATTTACAAAAACATCATTGGAAGAAGAATTAAAAATGATCGATTTGAATATTTCCAGTCTCGTGGCACTTAACAAATTGTTTGTCAAAGATATGGTGACCAGAAAATCAGGCAGAATTATGAATATCTCATCTCTGATGGCATTCTTGCCATTCCCTTATTATTCGGTGTATTCTGCAACGAAGACTTTTGTCTTGGCCTTTACAGAAACACTCGCTTCCGAACTGGAAGGAACGGGCGTAGTTGTAACAGCATTATGTCCCGGGCCGATCGATACAGGCTTCTACAATGAAGAAATGTTACAAGCCAATATGATGAAGAGCAATAAACCCGTTAAGCCTGAGGTGGTTGCAAAAGAAGGTGTGAAACTTCTTTTACATGGAAAAGGTAAGAAAATTGTCGGTTTTATGAACTGGTTCCTGTCTAATATTCCACGCGTAACTCCGGATTTTTTAATGATGAAAATTAAAAAGAATCTGGCTGCAAAGGGGTGA
- a CDS encoding abortive infection system antitoxin AbiGi family protein — MGFEQKKINHIFHYTRNISLLKSMLKNGFAPSYCIEKVGDNNYYIPMVSFCNIPIKDVELYARYGNYGIGMSLDWAIKNSISPVVYTHENTKFRNIHRDINNIHIWDLFEKMFPQIIKAKLEGKEDTTDYTEYEKIIKEVNKITIPAIQHFKNWKVEYKGKEIITYLEREWRYIPNLPNEVSKIIHETEDEFQLLKDNEFRKKPHFPELALEINEINDLRYIMINSDSQRKSIITVLNEKFGKEVVIESILSGNLVIFNPKSIKNDF, encoded by the coding sequence ATGGGCTTCGAACAAAAGAAAATAAATCATATTTTTCATTACACAAGAAATATTTCCTTATTAAAAAGTATGCTAAAAAATGGATTTGCTCCCTCATACTGTATCGAAAAAGTAGGTGATAACAATTACTATATTCCTATGGTGAGTTTTTGTAATATTCCTATAAAAGATGTTGAATTGTATGCACGATATGGAAATTATGGCATTGGAATGAGCTTAGATTGGGCAATTAAAAATTCTATTTCACCTGTAGTTTATACGCATGAAAACACAAAATTCCGTAATATACATCGTGATATAAATAATATACATATTTGGGACTTATTTGAGAAAATGTTTCCACAAATAATTAAAGCTAAACTGGAAGGAAAAGAAGATACAACTGATTATACTGAATATGAAAAAATAATTAAAGAAGTAAATAAAATAACAATTCCAGCCATTCAACATTTCAAAAACTGGAAAGTTGAATATAAAGGAAAAGAAATAATTACTTATTTGGAAAGAGAATGGAGATATATTCCAAATCTCCCGAATGAAGTAAGTAAAATAATACATGAAACTGAGGATGAATTTCAATTATTAAAAGATAATGAATTCAGAAAAAAACCTCATTTCCCCGAATTAGCTTTAGAGATTAATGAAATCAATGATTTACGTTACATAATGATTAACAGTGACTCTCAACGAAAGTCTATTATCACAGTTTTAAATGAAAAGTTTGGAAAAGAAGTAGTAATTGAATCTATTTTGAGTGGTAATTTAGTAATATTCAATCCTAAAAGCATTAAAAACGATTTCTAA